A window from Actinomycetospora corticicola encodes these proteins:
- a CDS encoding carbamoyltransferase family protein, which yields MIVLGLSGLPNSQRRLRETNPDIDPLDARITQGLDSAAAIVVDGVLVAAASEERFDGDKGTGALPVQAIAWCLAEAGVSADDVDVVAHGFDYDRHRRAFVLNRAYFDEVLSSQTVRDALTAAGFAQLAEKLTPVEHHRAHALSAIVPSGFDRGLAVVSDGMGEVDSLSIFRFVGTELEKLHTQPIASSLGILYSIGTRFLGFQFNNDEYKVMGLAPYGDPSRYREVFQKLTRFDHDKGSVVIDWPSGALSDAEHGYPQARALLEEQTFTPAQPDGSIQRDEADFAASMQECLTDLLVDLVGHWLEKTGETNLALAGGTFLNCKSNQSIADLPALQALFVQPASGDDGTALGAAYAVAEDLQPVQVPFDPYLGARYSADEVRAVLEARPDLQWREVGMTDEYLAAAADDIAADRIIAVFHDRMEFGPRALGNRSIVARPDGDRIKDRINSAVKFREAFRPFAPAVHVDDRDRLFVTRGFDPDHYMLCTAHVRPEAKAALSGIVHEDDSARIQTVTPGLNPTFASLLEKVRDRTGTGCVVNTSFNVKGQPLIMDPATAVDTFARIALDRLYIEGFVVEGTPS from the coding sequence ATGATCGTTCTCGGACTCAGCGGTCTCCCGAATTCGCAGCGGAGGCTCCGCGAGACGAATCCCGACATCGACCCGCTCGACGCCCGGATCACGCAGGGGCTCGACAGCGCGGCCGCGATCGTCGTCGACGGCGTGCTCGTCGCCGCGGCCTCGGAGGAGCGCTTCGACGGTGACAAGGGCACCGGCGCCCTGCCCGTGCAGGCCATCGCGTGGTGCCTGGCGGAGGCCGGGGTGAGCGCCGACGACGTCGACGTCGTCGCCCACGGCTTCGACTACGACCGTCACCGCCGGGCCTTCGTGCTCAACCGCGCCTACTTCGACGAGGTGCTGAGCTCGCAGACCGTGCGCGACGCCCTCACCGCCGCCGGGTTCGCGCAGCTCGCGGAGAAACTCACGCCCGTCGAGCACCACCGCGCCCACGCGCTGTCCGCCATCGTCCCCAGTGGCTTCGACCGCGGCCTCGCGGTGGTGTCCGACGGCATGGGCGAGGTCGACTCGCTGTCGATCTTCCGATTCGTCGGCACCGAACTGGAGAAGCTGCACACGCAGCCGATCGCGTCGTCGCTCGGGATTCTGTACTCGATCGGCACCCGCTTTCTCGGGTTCCAGTTCAACAACGACGAGTACAAGGTCATGGGCCTCGCGCCGTACGGCGACCCGTCGCGCTATCGCGAGGTGTTCCAGAAGCTCACGCGATTCGATCATGACAAGGGTTCGGTCGTGATCGACTGGCCGAGCGGCGCGCTCTCCGACGCCGAGCACGGATACCCGCAGGCGCGGGCACTGCTCGAGGAGCAGACCTTCACCCCGGCGCAGCCCGACGGCTCGATCCAGCGCGACGAGGCCGACTTCGCGGCGTCGATGCAGGAGTGCCTGACCGACCTGCTCGTCGACCTGGTCGGTCACTGGCTGGAGAAGACCGGCGAGACCAACCTGGCCCTCGCGGGCGGCACGTTCCTCAACTGCAAGTCCAACCAGTCGATCGCCGACCTCCCGGCGCTGCAGGCCCTGTTCGTGCAGCCCGCCTCCGGCGACGACGGCACCGCGCTCGGGGCGGCCTACGCCGTGGCGGAGGACCTGCAGCCGGTGCAGGTGCCGTTCGACCCCTACCTGGGCGCCCGGTACTCGGCCGACGAGGTGCGCGCGGTCCTCGAGGCCCGGCCCGACCTGCAGTGGCGCGAGGTCGGCATGACCGACGAGTACCTCGCCGCGGCCGCCGACGACATCGCCGCCGACCGGATCATCGCGGTGTTCCACGACCGCATGGAGTTCGGCCCGCGGGCGCTGGGCAACCGCTCGATCGTCGCCCGCCCCGACGGCGACCGGATCAAGGACCGGATCAACTCCGCGGTCAAGTTCCGCGAGGCGTTCCGCCCGTTCGCGCCGGCCGTGCACGTCGACGACCGCGACCGGCTCTTCGTCACCCGCGGCTTCGACCCCGACCACTACATGCTCTGCACCGCGCACGTCCGGCCGGAGGCCAAGGCGGCGCTGTCGGGCATCGTCCACGAGGACGACTCGGCGCGGATCCAGACCGTGACGCCGGGCCTCAACCCGACGTTCGCGTCGCTGCTGGAGAAGGTCCGGGACCGCACGGGCACCGGCTGCGTCGTGAACACGTCGTTCAACGTCAAGGGCCAGCCCCTGATCATGGACCCGGCGACGGCCGTCGACACCTTCGCGCGGATCGCGCTCGACCGCCTCTACATCGAGGGGTTCGTGGTGGAGGGGACCCCGTCGTGA
- a CDS encoding glycosyltransferase — translation MVPRELAVLIVSYRRADLLDRALASVDKWLPEARVHVWDNGSSGSPAVQALAATRPDVTWTFSEFNLGYIAAMNKLMAQVPDCDVLQLNPDAELLGPCTRARAALAEPGVAVVSPTVLDPEGRDLPWDVAHREQGVVRNLLNSAGYAKRLRGRTVSDLYPAAPERVDGYLTGCALFISRDAWNALGEFDEQFFVYGEDATWQPNARRHGWELRLVDDPENGPQVRHSSGGTVADDPLASMRGGDLLRSAQVMVLGMDHNAGRGSLYAAGSTLLDRVQRSKRGPRRARLDALATQAGGRPAVVVITNGLRPGGAERQRVVLANELVERGHPVTLVCLQHLGQYISELDPRVRMLMQPWWQPVVDVAGTDEAIVVGGCTKTEIGFATAWRALGRLAGQKRYWIPAAHDPAQLDRPTYSEAQARALRTADGLLVLSRQHHTDLTRHQRLTERVMVAPNGLTPGTVLGEVPTTGPVRFCMLTRLKTYKNTTLLIRALDALARPDEWTLDIFGEGPDEVAMEAETPEYLRGQVRWRGVSPGPDHAFAETDVLCVPSGFEAFPLVMVEAMTRGMPVMASTSGSVPEMLDFGAAGVVVDPVTVPAWTRALARVLDDRAELARLGRAGRERALALYTDDAMVDAYQHAFVTVLGHGFPGTEQAATTV, via the coding sequence GTGGTCCCACGTGAACTCGCGGTCCTGATCGTCTCCTACCGGCGGGCCGATCTGCTGGACCGTGCCCTCGCAAGCGTCGACAAGTGGCTGCCCGAGGCGCGGGTGCACGTGTGGGACAACGGCTCCTCGGGCTCGCCCGCGGTGCAGGCGCTCGCGGCGACCCGGCCCGACGTCACGTGGACCTTCTCCGAGTTCAACCTCGGCTACATCGCCGCGATGAACAAGCTCATGGCGCAGGTGCCGGACTGCGACGTCCTGCAGCTCAACCCCGACGCCGAGCTCCTCGGCCCCTGCACCCGCGCCCGCGCGGCCCTGGCGGAGCCCGGCGTCGCGGTGGTGTCCCCGACCGTCCTCGACCCCGAGGGCCGCGACCTGCCGTGGGACGTCGCCCACCGCGAGCAGGGCGTGGTGCGCAACCTGCTGAACTCCGCGGGCTACGCCAAGCGGCTGCGCGGGCGCACCGTGAGCGACCTGTACCCGGCGGCGCCGGAACGGGTCGACGGCTACCTGACCGGCTGCGCGCTGTTCATCTCCCGCGACGCCTGGAACGCCCTCGGCGAGTTCGACGAGCAGTTCTTCGTCTACGGCGAGGACGCGACGTGGCAGCCGAACGCCCGCCGTCACGGCTGGGAGCTGCGGCTGGTCGACGACCCGGAGAACGGCCCGCAGGTGCGGCACTCCTCGGGTGGCACCGTCGCCGACGACCCGCTCGCCTCCATGCGGGGCGGCGACCTGCTGCGGTCGGCCCAGGTGATGGTGCTCGGGATGGACCACAACGCCGGGCGGGGCTCGCTCTACGCCGCCGGGTCGACCCTGCTCGACCGCGTCCAGCGCTCCAAGCGGGGCCCGCGCCGGGCGCGGCTGGACGCCCTGGCCACGCAGGCCGGGGGACGACCCGCCGTCGTGGTGATCACCAACGGCCTGCGGCCCGGAGGCGCCGAGCGGCAGCGCGTGGTGCTCGCCAACGAGCTCGTCGAGCGCGGGCACCCCGTCACGCTGGTGTGCCTCCAGCACCTCGGGCAGTACATCAGCGAGCTCGACCCGCGGGTGCGGATGCTCATGCAGCCCTGGTGGCAGCCGGTGGTGGACGTCGCCGGGACCGACGAGGCGATCGTCGTCGGCGGCTGCACGAAGACGGAGATCGGGTTCGCGACCGCGTGGCGCGCGCTCGGTCGCCTCGCCGGGCAGAAGCGGTACTGGATCCCCGCGGCCCACGACCCGGCCCAGCTCGACCGCCCGACCTACTCCGAGGCCCAGGCCCGCGCACTGCGCACGGCCGACGGTCTCCTGGTGCTCTCCCGGCAGCACCACACCGACCTCACCCGCCACCAGCGCCTGACCGAGCGGGTCATGGTCGCGCCGAACGGGCTCACCCCCGGCACGGTGCTCGGCGAGGTCCCGACGACGGGTCCGGTGCGGTTCTGCATGCTGACCCGCCTCAAGACCTACAAGAACACGACGCTGCTCATCCGCGCGCTCGACGCCCTCGCCCGGCCCGACGAGTGGACCCTCGACATCTTCGGCGAGGGTCCGGACGAGGTCGCGATGGAGGCCGAGACCCCGGAGTACCTCCGCGGGCAGGTGCGCTGGCGCGGCGTGTCCCCGGGGCCGGACCACGCGTTCGCCGAGACCGACGTGCTCTGCGTACCGAGCGGGTTCGAGGCGTTCCCGCTCGTGATGGTCGAGGCCATGACGCGGGGCATGCCGGTGATGGCGTCCACCAGCGGGTCGGTACCCGAGATGCTCGACTTCGGCGCGGCCGGCGTCGTGGTCGACCCGGTGACGGTGCCGGCGTGGACCCGGGCGCTGGCGCGGGTCCTCGACGACCGGGCGGAGCTCGCGCGCCTGGGCCGCGCGGGCCGGGAACGCGCTCTCGCGCTCTACACCGACGACGCGATGGTGGACGCCTACCAGCACGCTTTCGTGACGGTCCTGGGGCACGGGTTCCCCGGGACGGAGCAAGCGGCGACGACGGTGTGA